A genomic stretch from Kogia breviceps isolate mKogBre1 chromosome 1, mKogBre1 haplotype 1, whole genome shotgun sequence includes:
- the PIAS3 gene encoding E3 SUMO-protein ligase PIAS3 isoform X3, whose protein sequence is MVMSFRVSELQVLLGFAGRNKSGRKHELLAKALHLLKSSCAPSVQMKIKELYRRRFPRKTLGPSDLSLLSLPPGTPPVGSPGPLAPIPPALLAPGTLLGPKREVDMHPPLPQPVHPDVTMKPLPFYEIYGELIRPTTLASTSSQRFEEAHFTFALTPQQVQQILTSREVLPGAKCDYTIQVQLRFCLCETSCPQEDYFPPNLFVKVNGKLCPLPGYLPPTKNGAEPKRPSRPINITPLARLSATVPNTIVVNWSSEFGRNYSLSVYLVRQLTAGTLLQKLRAKGIRNPDHSRALIKEKLTADPDSEVATTSLRVSLMCPLGKMRLTVPCRALTCAHLQSFDAALYLQMNEKKPTWTCPVCDKKAPYESLIIDGLFMEILNSCSDCDEIQFMEDGSWCPMKPKKEASEVCPPPGYGLDGLQYSPVQEGNPSENKKKVEVIDLTIESSSDEEDLPPTKKHCPVTSAAIPALPGSKGVLTSGHQPSSVLRSPAMGTLGGDFLSSLPLHEYPPAFPLGADIQGLDLFSFLQTESQHYGPSVITSLDEQDALGHFFQYRGTPSHFLGPLGPTLGSSHRSTTPAPPPGRVSSIVAPGGNLREGHGGPLPSGPSLTGCRSDIISLD, encoded by the exons ATGGTGATGAGTTTCCGGGTGTCTGAGCTCCAGGTGCTCCTCGGCTTCGCTGGCCGGAACAAGAGTGGACGGAAGCACGAGCTCCTGGCCAAGGCCCTACACCTCCTCAAGTCCAGCTGTGCCCCCAGTGTCCAGATGAAGATCAAAGAGCTTTACCGCCGACGCTTTCCCCGGAAGACCCTGGGGCCCTCCGAtctttctctgctctctctgcCCCCTGGCACCCCTCCTGTAGGCTCTCCTGGTCCTCTAGCTCCCATCCCCCCAGCCCTCTTGGCCCCTGGCACCCTGCTGGGCCCCAAGCGTGAAGTGGACATGCACccccctctgccccagcctgTGCACCCTGATGTCACCATGAAACCATTGCCCTTCTATGAAATCTACGGGGAGCTCATCCGGCCCACCACCCTCG CATCCACTTCTAGCCAGCGGTTTGAGGAAGCGCACTTCACCTTTGCCCTCACTCCCCAGCAAGTGCAGCAGATTCTCACATCCAG aGAGGTTCTGCCAGGAGCGAAATGCGATTATACCATACAGGTGCAGCTAAG GTTCTGTCTCTGTGAGACCAGCTGCCCCCAAGAGGATTACTTCCCCCCCAACCTCTTTGTCAAGGTCAATGGGAAACTGTGCCCCCTGCCG ggttACCTTCCCCCTACCAAGAATGGGGCTGAGCCCAAGAGGCCCAGCCGCCCCATCAACATCACACCCCTGGCTCGACTCTCAGCTACTGTTCCCAACACCATCGTGGTCAACTGGTCATCTGAGTTTGGACGG AATTACTCCTTGTCTGTGTACCTGGTGAGGCAGCTGACTGCAGGAACCCTTCTACAAAAACTCAGAGCAAAGGGCATCCGGAACCCAGACCATTCCCGGGCACTGA TCAAGGAGAAGCTGACCGCTGACCCGGACAGTGAGGTGGCCACTACAAGTCTCCGGGTGTCACTCATGTGCCCG CTAGGGAAGATGCGCTTGACTGTCCCTTGTCGGGCCCTCACCTGTGCCCACCTGCAGAGCTTCGATGCTGCCCTTTATCTACAGATGAATGAGAAGAAGCCAACGTGGACATGTCCTGTGTGTGATAAGAAGGCTCCCTATGAATCTCTTATCATTGATGG TTTATTCATGGAGATTCTTAATTCCTGCTCGGATTGTGATGAGATCCAGTTCATGGAAGATGGATCCTGGTGCCCAATGAAACCCAAGAAGGAGGCATCTGAGGTTTGCCCCCCGCCAGGGTATGGGCTGGATG GCCTCCAGTATAGCCCAGTCCAAGAGGGCAATCCATCAGAGAATAAGAAGAAGGTTGAAGTTATTGACTTGACAATAGAAAGCTCATCAGATGAGGAGGACCTGCCCCCGACGAAGAAGCACTGTCCTGTCACTTCAGCTGCTATCCCAGCTCTACCTGGAAGCAAAGG AGTCCTGACATCTGGTCACCAGCCATCTTCGGTGCTACGGAGCCCCGCTATGGGCACACTGGGTGGGGATTTCCTGTCCAGTCTCCCACTACATGAGTACCCACCTGCCTTCCCACTGGGGGCTGATATACAAG gtttagatttattttcttttcttcagactGAGAGTCAG CACTATGGTCCGTCCGTCATCACCTCGCTAGACGAACAGGATGCTCTGGGCCACTTCTTCCAGTACCGAGGGACCCCTTCCCACTTCCTGGGCCCGCTAGGCCCCACGTTGGGGAGCTCTCACCGCAGCACCACTCCGGCACCCCCTCCTGGCCGTGTCAGTAGCATTGTGGCCCCTGGGGGAAACTTAAGGGAGGGGCATGGAGGACCCCTGCCCTCAGGTCCGTCTTTGACTGGCTGTCGGTCAGACATCATTTCCCTGGACTGA
- the PIAS3 gene encoding E3 SUMO-protein ligase PIAS3 isoform X2, which yields MHMVMSFRVSELQVLLGFAGRNKSGRKHELLAKALHLLKSSCAPSVQMKIKELYRRRFPRKTLGPSDLSLLSLPPGTPPVGSPGPLAPIPPALLAPGTLLGPKREVDMHPPLPQPVHPDVTMKPLPFYEIYGELIRPTTLASTSSQRFEEAHFTFALTPQQVQQILTSREVLPGAKCDYTIQVQLRFCLCETSCPQEDYFPPNLFVKVNGKLCPLPGYLPPTKNGAEPKRPSRPINITPLARLSATVPNTIVVNWSSEFGRNYSLSVYLVRQLTAGTLLQKLRAKGIRNPDHSRALIKEKLTADPDSEVATTSLRVSLMCPLGKMRLTVPCRALTCAHLQSFDAALYLQMNEKKPTWTCPVCDKKAPYESLIIDGLFMEILNSCSDCDEIQFMEDGSWCPMKPKKEASEVCPPPGYGLDGLQYSPVQEGNPSENKKKVEVIDLTIESSSDEEDLPPTKKHCPVTSAAIPALPGSKGVLTSGHQPSSVLRSPAMGTLGGDFLSSLPLHEYPPAFPLGADIQGLDLFSFLQTESQHYGPSVITSLDEQDALGHFFQYRGTPSHFLGPLGPTLGSSHRSTTPAPPPGRVSSIVAPGGNLREGHGGPLPSGPSLTGCRSDIISLD from the exons ATG CACATGGTGATGAGTTTCCGGGTGTCTGAGCTCCAGGTGCTCCTCGGCTTCGCTGGCCGGAACAAGAGTGGACGGAAGCACGAGCTCCTGGCCAAGGCCCTACACCTCCTCAAGTCCAGCTGTGCCCCCAGTGTCCAGATGAAGATCAAAGAGCTTTACCGCCGACGCTTTCCCCGGAAGACCCTGGGGCCCTCCGAtctttctctgctctctctgcCCCCTGGCACCCCTCCTGTAGGCTCTCCTGGTCCTCTAGCTCCCATCCCCCCAGCCCTCTTGGCCCCTGGCACCCTGCTGGGCCCCAAGCGTGAAGTGGACATGCACccccctctgccccagcctgTGCACCCTGATGTCACCATGAAACCATTGCCCTTCTATGAAATCTACGGGGAGCTCATCCGGCCCACCACCCTCG CATCCACTTCTAGCCAGCGGTTTGAGGAAGCGCACTTCACCTTTGCCCTCACTCCCCAGCAAGTGCAGCAGATTCTCACATCCAG aGAGGTTCTGCCAGGAGCGAAATGCGATTATACCATACAGGTGCAGCTAAG GTTCTGTCTCTGTGAGACCAGCTGCCCCCAAGAGGATTACTTCCCCCCCAACCTCTTTGTCAAGGTCAATGGGAAACTGTGCCCCCTGCCG ggttACCTTCCCCCTACCAAGAATGGGGCTGAGCCCAAGAGGCCCAGCCGCCCCATCAACATCACACCCCTGGCTCGACTCTCAGCTACTGTTCCCAACACCATCGTGGTCAACTGGTCATCTGAGTTTGGACGG AATTACTCCTTGTCTGTGTACCTGGTGAGGCAGCTGACTGCAGGAACCCTTCTACAAAAACTCAGAGCAAAGGGCATCCGGAACCCAGACCATTCCCGGGCACTGA TCAAGGAGAAGCTGACCGCTGACCCGGACAGTGAGGTGGCCACTACAAGTCTCCGGGTGTCACTCATGTGCCCG CTAGGGAAGATGCGCTTGACTGTCCCTTGTCGGGCCCTCACCTGTGCCCACCTGCAGAGCTTCGATGCTGCCCTTTATCTACAGATGAATGAGAAGAAGCCAACGTGGACATGTCCTGTGTGTGATAAGAAGGCTCCCTATGAATCTCTTATCATTGATGG TTTATTCATGGAGATTCTTAATTCCTGCTCGGATTGTGATGAGATCCAGTTCATGGAAGATGGATCCTGGTGCCCAATGAAACCCAAGAAGGAGGCATCTGAGGTTTGCCCCCCGCCAGGGTATGGGCTGGATG GCCTCCAGTATAGCCCAGTCCAAGAGGGCAATCCATCAGAGAATAAGAAGAAGGTTGAAGTTATTGACTTGACAATAGAAAGCTCATCAGATGAGGAGGACCTGCCCCCGACGAAGAAGCACTGTCCTGTCACTTCAGCTGCTATCCCAGCTCTACCTGGAAGCAAAGG AGTCCTGACATCTGGTCACCAGCCATCTTCGGTGCTACGGAGCCCCGCTATGGGCACACTGGGTGGGGATTTCCTGTCCAGTCTCCCACTACATGAGTACCCACCTGCCTTCCCACTGGGGGCTGATATACAAG gtttagatttattttcttttcttcagactGAGAGTCAG CACTATGGTCCGTCCGTCATCACCTCGCTAGACGAACAGGATGCTCTGGGCCACTTCTTCCAGTACCGAGGGACCCCTTCCCACTTCCTGGGCCCGCTAGGCCCCACGTTGGGGAGCTCTCACCGCAGCACCACTCCGGCACCCCCTCCTGGCCGTGTCAGTAGCATTGTGGCCCCTGGGGGAAACTTAAGGGAGGGGCATGGAGGACCCCTGCCCTCAGGTCCGTCTTTGACTGGCTGTCGGTCAGACATCATTTCCCTGGACTGA
- the PIAS3 gene encoding E3 SUMO-protein ligase PIAS3 isoform X1, which produces MAELGELKHMVMSFRVSELQVLLGFAGRNKSGRKHELLAKALHLLKSSCAPSVQMKIKELYRRRFPRKTLGPSDLSLLSLPPGTPPVGSPGPLAPIPPALLAPGTLLGPKREVDMHPPLPQPVHPDVTMKPLPFYEIYGELIRPTTLASTSSQRFEEAHFTFALTPQQVQQILTSREVLPGAKCDYTIQVQLRFCLCETSCPQEDYFPPNLFVKVNGKLCPLPGYLPPTKNGAEPKRPSRPINITPLARLSATVPNTIVVNWSSEFGRNYSLSVYLVRQLTAGTLLQKLRAKGIRNPDHSRALIKEKLTADPDSEVATTSLRVSLMCPLGKMRLTVPCRALTCAHLQSFDAALYLQMNEKKPTWTCPVCDKKAPYESLIIDGLFMEILNSCSDCDEIQFMEDGSWCPMKPKKEASEVCPPPGYGLDGLQYSPVQEGNPSENKKKVEVIDLTIESSSDEEDLPPTKKHCPVTSAAIPALPGSKGVLTSGHQPSSVLRSPAMGTLGGDFLSSLPLHEYPPAFPLGADIQGLDLFSFLQTESQHYGPSVITSLDEQDALGHFFQYRGTPSHFLGPLGPTLGSSHRSTTPAPPPGRVSSIVAPGGNLREGHGGPLPSGPSLTGCRSDIISLD; this is translated from the exons ATGGCGGAGCTGGGCGAATTAAAG CACATGGTGATGAGTTTCCGGGTGTCTGAGCTCCAGGTGCTCCTCGGCTTCGCTGGCCGGAACAAGAGTGGACGGAAGCACGAGCTCCTGGCCAAGGCCCTACACCTCCTCAAGTCCAGCTGTGCCCCCAGTGTCCAGATGAAGATCAAAGAGCTTTACCGCCGACGCTTTCCCCGGAAGACCCTGGGGCCCTCCGAtctttctctgctctctctgcCCCCTGGCACCCCTCCTGTAGGCTCTCCTGGTCCTCTAGCTCCCATCCCCCCAGCCCTCTTGGCCCCTGGCACCCTGCTGGGCCCCAAGCGTGAAGTGGACATGCACccccctctgccccagcctgTGCACCCTGATGTCACCATGAAACCATTGCCCTTCTATGAAATCTACGGGGAGCTCATCCGGCCCACCACCCTCG CATCCACTTCTAGCCAGCGGTTTGAGGAAGCGCACTTCACCTTTGCCCTCACTCCCCAGCAAGTGCAGCAGATTCTCACATCCAG aGAGGTTCTGCCAGGAGCGAAATGCGATTATACCATACAGGTGCAGCTAAG GTTCTGTCTCTGTGAGACCAGCTGCCCCCAAGAGGATTACTTCCCCCCCAACCTCTTTGTCAAGGTCAATGGGAAACTGTGCCCCCTGCCG ggttACCTTCCCCCTACCAAGAATGGGGCTGAGCCCAAGAGGCCCAGCCGCCCCATCAACATCACACCCCTGGCTCGACTCTCAGCTACTGTTCCCAACACCATCGTGGTCAACTGGTCATCTGAGTTTGGACGG AATTACTCCTTGTCTGTGTACCTGGTGAGGCAGCTGACTGCAGGAACCCTTCTACAAAAACTCAGAGCAAAGGGCATCCGGAACCCAGACCATTCCCGGGCACTGA TCAAGGAGAAGCTGACCGCTGACCCGGACAGTGAGGTGGCCACTACAAGTCTCCGGGTGTCACTCATGTGCCCG CTAGGGAAGATGCGCTTGACTGTCCCTTGTCGGGCCCTCACCTGTGCCCACCTGCAGAGCTTCGATGCTGCCCTTTATCTACAGATGAATGAGAAGAAGCCAACGTGGACATGTCCTGTGTGTGATAAGAAGGCTCCCTATGAATCTCTTATCATTGATGG TTTATTCATGGAGATTCTTAATTCCTGCTCGGATTGTGATGAGATCCAGTTCATGGAAGATGGATCCTGGTGCCCAATGAAACCCAAGAAGGAGGCATCTGAGGTTTGCCCCCCGCCAGGGTATGGGCTGGATG GCCTCCAGTATAGCCCAGTCCAAGAGGGCAATCCATCAGAGAATAAGAAGAAGGTTGAAGTTATTGACTTGACAATAGAAAGCTCATCAGATGAGGAGGACCTGCCCCCGACGAAGAAGCACTGTCCTGTCACTTCAGCTGCTATCCCAGCTCTACCTGGAAGCAAAGG AGTCCTGACATCTGGTCACCAGCCATCTTCGGTGCTACGGAGCCCCGCTATGGGCACACTGGGTGGGGATTTCCTGTCCAGTCTCCCACTACATGAGTACCCACCTGCCTTCCCACTGGGGGCTGATATACAAG gtttagatttattttcttttcttcagactGAGAGTCAG CACTATGGTCCGTCCGTCATCACCTCGCTAGACGAACAGGATGCTCTGGGCCACTTCTTCCAGTACCGAGGGACCCCTTCCCACTTCCTGGGCCCGCTAGGCCCCACGTTGGGGAGCTCTCACCGCAGCACCACTCCGGCACCCCCTCCTGGCCGTGTCAGTAGCATTGTGGCCCCTGGGGGAAACTTAAGGGAGGGGCATGGAGGACCCCTGCCCTCAGGTCCGTCTTTGACTGGCTGTCGGTCAGACATCATTTCCCTGGACTGA